The Trichoderma breve strain T069 chromosome 2, whole genome shotgun sequence DNA segment TGAATCTGATTCTTGGGAGGATTGGTGAGGAGTATCGTGGGTGGTAGCTTTGATTTTGAGGAGTCGAGGTTTTCTTTTGGAGGGTCTCCGTTTTGGTGACTCTTGGGGGGCAATTGGCTCTTCTGCTGGTGAACCTTGTGACTGGGATGGCGGATCGTCTTTGGGTTTCTGGGGAGCTGGTTTGAAGTAGCTCAGGATGGAACTCTTCTTTGGAGACTGGGCGCGTGTTTCCGTTTTGCCTTGATGAGGTTCATTTTGTGTTGTTTTTGTCTCTGATGCAACTGCTACCGCTGCATCATCGAGCTTGGGGACATCATCTGAACTATCAGCTGGTGAGATTGgtttctcctcttgctgcttgAGCGCAGATAGTCGTTGCCTTTTTAACGGCGGTTCGCTTTGTGCTTCAGGGGTTGAGGTTTGTCTGCCGTAGGTGCGAAGCGGCTTCTCCCGCTTgcgctggtggtggtgcagtCCCGGCTTTGTTCTAATGAAGCGTTGCATTAGCAAAGAATCCAAtgtggaaagaaaaaatgatgaAAAGTACAAGGATAAGAACTTACATTGAATATTCAGGCGAAGAACTCACCATGGCTGCCCCAAGCGTATCGCACTTGCGTATCTCAGATTTCGTGGTGGTTAGTGTGCACAGGTATCGACCAAATAAAGACTGGTTGTATGTATCTCGTTGAAGCATGAAAGGGCTCCCTCGTGAGAAGATATTTGCAATTCGCAATTTGTAGACAAATTGTATCTCGGTATAGAGCTCGGGAAAAATAAACAGCCTGATGCTGGCGCCAAGCTTGTGGTGCTCACGAGAATTGGCCCCACGTCGAGACGCGTCGAGACGCGATTGCAATCACTTTACGCGATGTCACATGCACACccgcttcatctttgttgaGGAGCTTACGTACATACAATCCGGGCGTCATTATGCCCATTGCA contains these protein-coding regions:
- a CDS encoding zinc-finger of acetyl-transferase ESCO domain-containing protein — its product is MVSSSPEYSITKPGLHHHQRKREKPLRTYGRQTSTPEAQSEPPLKRQRLSALKQQEEKPISPADSSDDVPKLDDAASPKKSSILSYFKPAPQKPKDDPPSQSQGSPAEEPIAPQESPKRRPSKRKPRLLKIKATTHDTPHQSSQESDSHSNRDSLQNTNSYSTEPTLSSSTSPSPPPGQKKPLSKTRPPSIQTTLNISAQAAFSECKICNTVWNPLYPDDVKFHNKTHKAVLRAQKRKVDDL